Proteins from a genomic interval of Marmoricola sp. OAE513:
- a CDS encoding thioredoxin domain-containing protein → MSKQNRDQNRAEKAAAIRQTQARKERNRRIAIVAGVLVVLGAVVAAGTWAGSGSSKTDKTDYSGMALAKTDSSILIGDSDAPVKVVIYEDFLCPYCRQLEESTRDFLRESAAKGKVQVEYRPVNILTGSTYSARAMNTWAYVLKNSAPTAAMKLHDLLFEHQPYEQNADETTNADILELVEQAGGDRADAEAAAKTQDKTFFEESAKSATEIGLTGTPTVVVNGKKLDDLNVQQIVAQIEKQVADS, encoded by the coding sequence ATGTCGAAGCAGAATCGTGACCAGAACCGCGCCGAGAAGGCAGCGGCGATCCGTCAGACCCAGGCACGCAAGGAGCGCAACCGGCGCATCGCCATCGTGGCGGGTGTGCTGGTCGTGCTCGGCGCCGTCGTGGCGGCGGGCACCTGGGCGGGGTCGGGCTCCTCGAAGACGGACAAGACGGACTACTCCGGGATGGCACTGGCCAAGACCGACTCCTCGATCCTGATCGGTGACTCCGACGCGCCGGTGAAGGTCGTCATCTACGAGGACTTCCTCTGCCCGTACTGCCGCCAGCTCGAGGAGTCGACCCGCGACTTCCTCCGGGAGAGCGCGGCCAAGGGCAAGGTCCAGGTCGAGTACCGCCCGGTCAACATCCTCACCGGCTCGACGTACTCGGCGCGTGCGATGAACACGTGGGCCTACGTGCTGAAGAACTCCGCCCCGACGGCGGCGATGAAGCTGCACGACCTCCTCTTCGAGCACCAGCCGTACGAGCAGAACGCGGACGAGACCACGAACGCCGACATCCTCGAGCTCGTCGAGCAGGCCGGCGGGGACAGGGCCGACGCCGAGGCCGCGGCGAAGACCCAGGACAAGACGTTCTTCGAGGAGTCGGCGAAGTCGGCGACCGAGATCGGGCTCACCGGGACCCCGACCGTGGTGGTCAACGGCAAGAAGCTCGACGACCTGAACGTCCAGCAGATCGTGGCCCAGATCGAGAAGCAGGTCGCGGACTCCTGA
- a CDS encoding adenosine deaminase codes for MSTLSTPYVDFIAGLPKAELHVHHVGSASPRIVAELAERYPGTVPTDPDLLAEYFAFSDFGHFIEVYLSVVDLIRTPEDIRLLTYEIAREMAGTQSLRYAELTCTPYTSVLRGIPIEAYSEAIEDARAAALRDFGLRLQWIYDIPGESGVPAADATLEYALKHPTDGLVAFGLGGPEVGVPRPQFQPHFDAARAAGLHSVPHAGETTGPETIWDALNLLGAERIGHGTSAAADPALLAHLASTAIPLEVCPSSNIATRAVERLEEHPITVFRDAGVVVTVNSDDPPMFGTSLNREYEIAAALLDLDQAGIGELAKAAVNASFADEGFKRGLRSEIDAYVADHA; via the coding sequence ATGAGCACGCTCTCCACCCCGTACGTCGACTTCATCGCCGGTCTGCCGAAGGCGGAGCTGCACGTCCACCACGTCGGGTCCGCCTCGCCGCGGATCGTCGCCGAGCTGGCCGAGCGCTACCCCGGGACGGTGCCGACCGACCCGGACCTGCTCGCCGAGTACTTCGCGTTCAGCGACTTCGGGCACTTCATCGAGGTCTACCTCTCGGTCGTCGACCTGATCCGCACACCGGAGGACATCCGGCTGCTGACCTACGAGATCGCCCGCGAGATGGCGGGGACCCAGTCGCTGCGGTACGCCGAGCTGACCTGCACGCCGTACACCTCGGTGCTCCGCGGCATCCCCATCGAGGCGTACAGCGAGGCCATCGAGGATGCCCGCGCGGCGGCGCTGCGCGACTTCGGGCTGCGGTTGCAGTGGATCTACGACATCCCGGGGGAGAGCGGTGTCCCGGCCGCCGACGCGACGTTGGAGTACGCGCTGAAGCACCCCACCGACGGTCTGGTGGCGTTCGGCCTCGGCGGGCCGGAGGTCGGCGTGCCGCGCCCGCAGTTCCAGCCGCACTTCGACGCCGCGCGCGCCGCGGGCCTGCACAGCGTCCCGCACGCGGGGGAGACGACCGGGCCCGAGACCATCTGGGACGCGCTGAACCTGCTCGGTGCGGAGCGCATCGGGCACGGCACCTCGGCGGCCGCCGACCCGGCGCTGCTGGCACACCTCGCGTCCACCGCGATCCCGCTGGAGGTGTGCCCGTCCTCGAACATCGCGACGCGCGCCGTCGAGCGACTCGAGGAGCACCCGATCACGGTGTTCCGCGACGCCGGCGTCGTGGTCACCGTGAACAGCGACGACCCGCCGATGTTCGGGACGTCGTTGAACCGGGAGTACGAGATCGCGGCCGCGCTGCTCGACCTGGACCAGGCCGGGATCGGCGAGCTCGCGAAAGCAGCCGTGAACGCGTCGTTCGCCGACGAGGGTTTCAAGCGGGGTCTTCGCAGCGAGATCGATGCGTACGTCGCGGACCACGCGTGA
- a CDS encoding FAD-dependent oxidoreductase, which translates to MRSELPVVVVGAGLAGLACAGRLAREGVAVVVLEAGDGVGGRMRTERVDGFTIDRGFQVLNTAYPALRSSGVLDALDLRFLPRGVRVRRDGRLHDVPHPLASATAPLRALTSGVAGARDKLDLARYAGALVAAPTSAIKDRVDVPATQAWASALSPEVVEGVLVPFLTGVVLEEDIGTSRVFTDLMMRMFARGTSAVPARGVQELPRHLASRLPPETVRLEAPVVRVAPFSVELEDGSELDARAVVVAVDPWAAHRLVPGLGHPPAARGVSTHYFAAPPWAGSDGTLVVDADRSGIANSVVLTESAPEYARDGRALIATSVVHGGSGADLTPDQVAVLAAELHETSASRWEHLVTRDVAAALPAMPAPHPLRKPVYVPDAGVWVAGDHRDTSSIQGALVSGRRTASEVLRHVTLNRAAS; encoded by the coding sequence ATGAGGTCGGAGCTGCCGGTCGTGGTCGTCGGAGCAGGCCTCGCGGGCCTCGCGTGCGCCGGGCGGCTGGCCCGGGAGGGGGTGGCGGTCGTGGTGCTGGAGGCCGGCGACGGGGTCGGAGGTCGGATGCGCACCGAGCGCGTGGACGGGTTCACCATCGACCGCGGCTTCCAGGTCCTCAACACCGCGTACCCGGCGTTGCGCAGCTCCGGCGTCCTGGACGCGTTGGACCTCCGGTTCCTGCCCCGCGGGGTCCGCGTACGCCGCGACGGCCGCCTGCACGACGTACCGCACCCCCTCGCGTCAGCGACAGCACCGTTGCGGGCGCTGACCTCCGGGGTCGCGGGCGCCCGCGACAAGCTCGACCTCGCGCGGTACGCCGGCGCACTGGTCGCCGCGCCGACGTCAGCCATCAAGGACCGCGTCGACGTCCCTGCCACTCAGGCCTGGGCCTCGGCGCTCTCCCCGGAGGTCGTCGAGGGCGTCCTGGTCCCGTTCCTCACCGGGGTCGTGCTGGAGGAGGACATCGGGACGAGCCGTGTCTTCACCGACCTGATGATGCGCATGTTCGCGCGGGGTACCTCCGCAGTCCCCGCGCGCGGGGTGCAGGAGCTGCCGAGGCATCTCGCCTCGCGGCTCCCCCCGGAAACGGTGCGGCTGGAAGCGCCCGTGGTCCGGGTGGCGCCGTTCTCCGTCGAGCTCGAGGACGGGTCGGAGCTCGACGCACGCGCGGTCGTAGTCGCCGTGGACCCGTGGGCGGCTCACCGACTCGTCCCCGGGCTCGGTCACCCTCCCGCAGCACGCGGTGTCAGTACCCACTACTTCGCCGCGCCTCCCTGGGCGGGCTCCGACGGGACCCTCGTCGTCGACGCCGACAGGTCGGGGATCGCCAACTCGGTGGTGCTCACCGAGTCAGCGCCTGAGTACGCGCGGGACGGACGAGCGCTCATCGCGACGTCGGTGGTGCACGGCGGTTCCGGTGCGGATCTCACGCCCGACCAGGTGGCCGTGCTCGCCGCCGAGCTCCACGAGACGTCCGCCTCCCGGTGGGAGCACCTGGTCACCCGCGACGTCGCCGCCGCGCTTCCCGCGATGCCCGCACCGCACCCGTTGCGCAAGCCGGTCTACGTCCCCGACGCCGGCGTGTGGGTCGCGGGTGACCACCGCGACACCAGCTCGATCCAGGGAGCCCTGGTCTCGGGTCGCCGTACGGCGTCCGAGGTGCTGCGTCACGTCACTCTGAACCGGGCCGCCTCGTGA
- a CDS encoding NAD(P)H-binding protein encodes MSPAPVLVAGGTGFVGRRLVAALAEQGEDVRVMTRRPTSYSGPGVPVRGDVEQLASLESSLAGCRAAYYLVHSLDRPDFRAHDAAAARSFAQAAAASGVEQIIYLGGLGNDEDDLSSHLRSRREVEGLLGSTGVPVTVLRAGIIVGHGGISWEITRQLVEHLPAMITPRWVRTRTQPIAVDDVVGYLVGVLDRADALGRVFEVGGPDVLEYKEMLQRVAAVEGKSLLVVPVPLLSPALSSRWLALVTDVDVRSGRNLIDSMVNEVVVTDHSIADVVPLTPKGYDDAVRAALDERRREGR; translated from the coding sequence GTGAGCCCGGCCCCGGTCCTGGTCGCGGGCGGCACCGGTTTCGTCGGCCGCCGGTTGGTGGCTGCGCTCGCCGAGCAGGGCGAGGACGTCCGGGTGATGACCCGGCGGCCCACGTCCTACTCCGGCCCCGGTGTGCCGGTGCGGGGTGACGTCGAGCAGCTCGCGTCCTTGGAGAGCTCGCTGGCCGGCTGCCGCGCGGCGTACTACCTGGTGCACTCCCTGGACCGTCCCGACTTCCGGGCCCACGACGCCGCCGCGGCGCGCTCCTTCGCGCAGGCAGCGGCAGCGAGCGGGGTGGAGCAGATCATCTACCTCGGCGGACTGGGCAACGACGAGGACGACCTGTCCTCGCACCTGAGGAGCCGGCGCGAGGTCGAGGGCCTCCTGGGTTCGACCGGCGTTCCGGTCACGGTCCTGCGTGCGGGCATCATCGTCGGCCACGGCGGCATCTCCTGGGAGATCACCCGCCAGCTGGTGGAGCACCTGCCGGCGATGATCACGCCGCGCTGGGTCCGCACGCGGACCCAGCCGATCGCGGTCGACGACGTCGTCGGCTACCTGGTCGGCGTGCTCGACCGGGCTGACGCCCTCGGGCGCGTCTTCGAGGTCGGCGGACCAGACGTCCTGGAGTACAAGGAGATGCTCCAACGGGTGGCGGCCGTAGAAGGGAAGTCCTTGCTGGTGGTGCCCGTGCCCCTGCTCTCCCCGGCACTGTCCTCGAGGTGGTTGGCGCTGGTGACCGACGTCGACGTGCGCTCCGGCAGGAACCTCATCGACTCGATGGTCAACGAGGTGGTGGTCACCGACCACTCGATCGCCGACGTCGTCCCGCTGACCCCGAAGGGCTACGACGACGCGGTCCGTGCTGCGCTCGACGAGCGACGGCGGGAAGGGCGATGA
- the orn gene encoding oligoribonuclease, translated as MTGLDLGADALIEVAALVTDFDLNVLGDGIDVIIKPPAEALEQMVPFVRDMHTKSGLLEELDSGTTMADAEARVLAYIKEHCPEGSRPPLAGNTVATDRSFLIRDMPDLESFLHYRIVDVSSIKELSRRWFPRAYFNAPAKSGGHRALADIQESIEELRYYRDAVFVAPPGPDADTAKKIATTHQGALTGSVQAPTV; from the coding sequence ATGACCGGCCTCGACCTGGGCGCTGACGCGCTCATCGAGGTGGCGGCGCTCGTCACCGACTTCGACCTGAACGTCCTCGGCGACGGCATCGACGTCATCATCAAGCCGCCTGCCGAGGCGCTCGAGCAGATGGTGCCGTTCGTCCGGGACATGCACACCAAGTCCGGTCTCCTGGAGGAGCTCGACTCGGGCACGACGATGGCGGATGCCGAGGCGCGGGTGCTGGCGTACATCAAGGAGCACTGCCCCGAGGGCAGCAGGCCACCCCTGGCGGGCAACACGGTCGCCACCGACCGCTCGTTCCTGATCCGCGACATGCCCGACCTGGAGTCGTTCCTGCACTACCGGATCGTCGACGTGTCCTCGATCAAGGAGCTCTCACGGCGCTGGTTCCCGCGGGCGTACTTCAACGCGCCGGCGAAGTCCGGCGGCCACCGGGCGCTCGCCGACATCCAGGAGAGCATCGAGGAGCTGCGCTACTACCGCGACGCGGTCTTCGTCGCGCCCCCGGGACCGGACGCCGACACGGCCAAGAAGATCGCCACCACGCACCAGGGCGCACTCACAGGATCTGTTCAGGCACCGACCGTCTGA
- a CDS encoding DoxX family protein → MVRWIGLGARLVVGGVWLWAGLLKVGDPEASVAAVRGYQLLPTGMADTVGHVLPMLEVVLGAALVLGLITRVSGVLSALLQVAFIVGIASVWARGIEINCGCFGDGGPNPDASAQYPWEIARDVGLLALSLLLVWRPTTPYAVDGYLFPEPSEPSEHPNEQVEDVEAES, encoded by the coding sequence ATGGTTCGCTGGATCGGTCTGGGCGCTCGCCTGGTCGTGGGCGGTGTCTGGCTGTGGGCCGGCCTTCTCAAGGTCGGTGACCCCGAGGCCAGCGTGGCCGCGGTCCGCGGCTACCAGCTGCTGCCGACCGGCATGGCCGACACGGTCGGGCACGTCCTGCCGATGCTCGAGGTCGTCCTCGGCGCCGCGCTGGTTCTCGGGCTGATCACCCGGGTCTCCGGGGTCCTCTCGGCGCTCCTGCAGGTCGCGTTCATCGTCGGCATCGCGTCGGTCTGGGCGCGCGGCATCGAGATCAACTGCGGCTGCTTCGGCGACGGCGGTCCGAACCCCGACGCATCCGCCCAGTACCCCTGGGAGATCGCGCGCGACGTCGGCCTGCTGGCCCTCTCGCTGCTGCTCGTCTGGCGACCGACCACGCCGTACGCCGTCGACGGCTACCTCTTTCCCGAACCCTCCGAACCCTCCGAGCACCCGAACGAGCAGGTGGAAGATGTCGAAGCAGAATCGTGA
- a CDS encoding CPBP family intramembrane glutamic endopeptidase, translating to MSLRERLGPWSRSRLPKPLTFVVELEREETDAVRRRRRRVVAGTSVLGAGLLGASLSTTPGSSSFYRSTAAVAGVWTIGGLASGPLHLGWIENRDSSLRRPVLTPAVTGVGAFGVFYGAALVARRIPVLRDAISGVLRFADEGDDRLVLATTLANGLGEEVFFRGAMYAVLEDRAPVAASTAVYALATTTTRNPALVLAAGVMGTLFGLQRRASGGLQAPVITHLTWSTLMLRFLPPLFAADARVETRSSAGSTHRRGRVKHRLPVGSATPSRGPQAGRR from the coding sequence ATGAGCCTGCGGGAGCGGCTCGGCCCGTGGTCGCGGAGCAGGCTGCCCAAGCCGCTGACGTTCGTCGTGGAGCTGGAGCGCGAGGAGACCGACGCCGTACGGCGGCGTCGACGCCGGGTCGTCGCCGGTACGTCGGTCCTCGGGGCAGGTCTGCTGGGTGCCTCGCTCTCCACGACCCCGGGATCCTCGAGCTTCTACCGGTCGACCGCGGCGGTCGCCGGTGTCTGGACGATCGGCGGCCTCGCCTCCGGTCCGCTCCACCTCGGGTGGATCGAGAACCGGGACTCCTCGCTGCGTCGTCCGGTCCTGACCCCGGCGGTGACCGGCGTCGGCGCCTTCGGCGTCTTCTACGGTGCAGCGTTGGTCGCCCGTCGGATCCCGGTCCTGCGCGACGCGATCTCCGGGGTCCTCCGGTTCGCCGACGAGGGCGACGACCGGCTGGTGCTCGCGACGACGCTGGCCAACGGCCTGGGGGAGGAGGTCTTCTTCCGCGGCGCGATGTACGCGGTCCTGGAGGACCGTGCACCCGTGGCCGCCTCCACCGCGGTGTACGCGCTGGCGACGACGACCACCCGCAACCCGGCGCTCGTCCTCGCCGCCGGGGTCATGGGGACGCTGTTCGGCCTCCAGCGACGCGCGTCAGGGGGCCTGCAGGCGCCCGTGATCACGCACCTGACCTGGTCGACCCTGATGCTCAGGTTCCTGCCGCCGCTCTTCGCGGCGGACGCGCGCGTCGAGACCCGGTCGTCCGCCGGTTCCACCCACCGGCGCGGTCGGGTCAAGCACCGGCTGCCAGTCGGATCAGCCACACCGTCCCGGGGTCCTCAGGCAGGTCGTCGATGA
- a CDS encoding ZIP family zinc transporter: MPVWVQAGAWGLLAGGALVLGAAIAWFLTVPRAVVAAVMAFGAGVLISALAFDLVDEAEAAAGLGPTLTGFVGGAVLYVVANLALARRGARHRKRSELQPSEDEHTGSGTAIAVGALLDGVPESVVLGLSLLGGGGVGVPVLAAIFLSNLPEGLSSAAGMKRAGRSARYVFGTWGGIALASGLAGALGCLVLQDASVAWVAGITAVAAGAILAMVADTMIPEAFERTHLYVGLIATLGFALAFALERG, from the coding sequence ATGCCCGTCTGGGTACAGGCGGGCGCGTGGGGTCTGCTCGCCGGGGGCGCGCTGGTCCTCGGCGCTGCGATCGCCTGGTTCCTGACCGTTCCCCGCGCCGTCGTGGCTGCGGTGATGGCCTTCGGAGCGGGCGTGCTCATCTCCGCGCTGGCATTCGACCTGGTCGACGAGGCCGAGGCTGCCGCCGGCCTCGGCCCGACCCTCACGGGGTTCGTCGGCGGTGCCGTCCTGTACGTCGTGGCGAACCTCGCACTGGCCCGTCGAGGTGCGCGGCACCGCAAGCGGTCGGAGTTGCAGCCCAGCGAGGACGAGCACACGGGAAGTGGGACGGCCATCGCGGTCGGCGCGCTCCTCGACGGGGTCCCGGAATCAGTGGTTCTCGGACTCTCGCTGCTCGGAGGCGGCGGCGTCGGGGTCCCGGTGCTGGCGGCCATCTTCTTGTCGAACTTGCCCGAGGGCCTCTCCAGCGCAGCCGGCATGAAGCGCGCCGGACGGTCCGCGCGCTACGTGTTCGGCACCTGGGGCGGCATCGCCCTGGCCAGCGGGTTGGCCGGCGCCCTGGGGTGCCTGGTCCTGCAGGACGCGTCCGTCGCCTGGGTCGCCGGCATCACCGCGGTCGCTGCGGGAGCGATCCTGGCGATGGTCGCGGACACGATGATCCCCGAGGCCTTCGAGCGCACCCACCTGTACGTCGGGCTGATCGCCACCCTGGGCTTCGCGCTGGCATTCGCGCTCGAGCGAGGATGA
- a CDS encoding MBL fold metallo-hydrolase, producing MNDITFIGTATTLLRIGSFTLLTDPNFLHRGQRAYLGKGLWSRRLTEPALQPEQLPELDAVVLSHLHGDHFDRVARRGLTRDAPVLTTPHAARRLDRWGFTTQGLRTWERASLSREREQLCIESVPAVHARGLLGRLLPPVMGSILEHRVDGELRQRLYLSGDTLTGPHLDEIAERYPGISTAVVHLGGTRVLFHTVTLDARGGTELLRTVRPQHAVPVHFDDYRVFKSPLTDFLRAADRDSGLATRITPIRRGQSVELPALDRLPGPPSEP from the coding sequence GTGAACGACATCACCTTCATCGGCACCGCCACGACCTTGCTGCGCATCGGGTCGTTCACGCTGCTGACCGACCCGAATTTCCTGCACCGCGGCCAGCGTGCCTACCTCGGCAAGGGGCTGTGGTCCCGTCGCCTGACAGAGCCCGCGCTCCAACCCGAGCAGCTGCCTGAGCTGGACGCCGTCGTCCTCTCCCACCTGCACGGCGACCACTTCGACCGTGTCGCCCGACGTGGCCTCACCCGGGACGCTCCGGTGCTCACCACCCCGCACGCGGCCCGCCGGCTCGACCGGTGGGGCTTCACCACCCAGGGTCTTCGCACCTGGGAGCGAGCCTCGCTCTCCCGCGAGCGCGAGCAGCTCTGCATCGAGTCGGTGCCCGCCGTGCACGCCCGCGGGCTGCTCGGACGTCTGCTGCCGCCCGTCATGGGCAGCATCCTGGAGCACCGGGTCGACGGGGAGCTGCGCCAGCGCCTCTACCTCAGCGGTGACACCCTCACCGGTCCGCACCTGGACGAGATCGCCGAGCGCTACCCGGGCATCAGCACGGCGGTCGTGCACCTGGGTGGGACCCGGGTCCTGTTCCACACCGTGACCCTCGACGCCCGCGGAGGGACCGAGCTCCTCCGGACGGTTCGCCCGCAGCACGCGGTGCCCGTGCACTTCGACGACTACCGCGTCTTCAAGTCACCGCTGACCGACTTCCTGCGGGCCGCCGACCGCGACTCCGGCCTCGCTACCCGCATCACCCCGATCCGGCGCGGTCAGAGCGTGGAGCTCCCGGCGCTCGACCGGCTACCGGGGCCGCCGAGCGAACCGTGA
- the malQ gene encoding 4-alpha-glucanotransferase translates to MTRPGRDPGLGDLDVVCEDGSTRRVAGRLPADFPLGYHRARTGAGTERALIVSPGRCFVPEEQTWGWSVQLYATRSSDSWGIGDLRDLRRLRKWTAGVGGGFLLVNPLHAVAPSGVQESSPYLPTSRRFLNPLYLCVPEVPGFDPADADTEALDRVRAAELIDRDGVAAVKLSALRSAFERSRHDADDFNTWRVERGQDVEDYALWCALAERHGTDWHTWPEGVRDPSGPAVPAAREDLAENIDFHVWLQWQLSVQLRSATGDLTIIQDLPVGVAGSGADAWTWQELLARDVSIGAPPDELNSLGQDWGSPPWVPWRLQDVDYEPFIQTVRRTVSGAGGLRIDHVMGLFRLWWVPGGGDPTAGGYVRYPHDDLLDIVALESHRARAVVVGEDLGTVEEGVADALAERGILSYKVLLFEEQDPAAWPERSMAAVTTHDLPTVTGLCSGSDAEEQARLTGIDPAEIESNRQALLATLHSTGSSSLGADPVVDAYARLVQAPSLLLCLSLEDAVGQERRPNVPGTVADRNWSIPLPVLIDDLPEDPGTVWLIRLAAGA, encoded by the coding sequence GTGACGCGTCCCGGGCGCGATCCCGGGCTCGGTGACCTCGACGTCGTGTGCGAGGACGGATCGACCAGGAGGGTTGCGGGCAGACTCCCTGCGGACTTCCCGCTCGGCTACCACCGCGCCCGCACCGGTGCCGGCACGGAACGAGCACTCATCGTCTCCCCGGGACGCTGCTTCGTGCCCGAGGAGCAGACGTGGGGATGGTCGGTCCAGCTCTACGCCACGCGCTCCTCCGACAGCTGGGGCATCGGCGACCTTCGCGACCTCCGGCGCCTCCGGAAGTGGACTGCCGGGGTCGGCGGTGGCTTCCTCCTCGTCAACCCCCTGCACGCCGTCGCACCCAGCGGCGTGCAGGAGTCGAGCCCTTACCTGCCGACGTCACGGCGGTTCCTCAACCCGCTCTACCTCTGCGTACCCGAGGTCCCCGGCTTCGACCCGGCCGACGCGGACACCGAGGCGCTGGACAGGGTGCGAGCCGCCGAGCTGATCGACCGCGACGGCGTCGCCGCCGTCAAGCTGAGCGCGCTGCGGTCTGCCTTCGAACGCAGTCGTCACGACGCCGACGACTTCAACACCTGGCGCGTCGAACGCGGTCAGGACGTCGAGGACTACGCGTTGTGGTGCGCGCTCGCCGAACGGCACGGCACCGACTGGCACACCTGGCCCGAGGGCGTACGGGATCCCTCCGGACCGGCCGTTCCGGCCGCCCGTGAGGACCTGGCTGAGAACATCGACTTCCACGTCTGGCTGCAGTGGCAGCTGAGCGTCCAGCTGCGTTCCGCCACCGGAGATCTCACGATCATCCAGGACCTTCCGGTCGGCGTCGCGGGGTCCGGGGCCGACGCGTGGACGTGGCAGGAGCTTCTCGCGCGGGACGTGTCGATCGGGGCTCCGCCCGACGAGCTCAACAGCCTCGGGCAGGACTGGGGCTCGCCGCCCTGGGTGCCGTGGCGACTGCAGGACGTCGACTACGAGCCCTTCATCCAGACCGTACGGCGGACGGTGAGCGGCGCGGGTGGTCTGCGGATCGACCACGTCATGGGCCTGTTCCGGTTGTGGTGGGTTCCCGGCGGCGGTGACCCGACGGCCGGGGGCTACGTGCGGTACCCCCACGATGATCTGCTGGACATCGTCGCACTGGAGTCCCACCGCGCACGCGCCGTCGTCGTCGGCGAGGACCTGGGCACCGTGGAGGAGGGAGTCGCCGATGCCTTGGCAGAACGCGGGATCCTGTCCTACAAGGTCCTGCTGTTCGAGGAGCAGGATCCGGCGGCGTGGCCCGAGCGCTCGATGGCAGCGGTGACCACGCACGACCTCCCGACCGTCACCGGCCTCTGCAGCGGTTCGGACGCCGAGGAGCAGGCGCGTCTGACGGGCATCGACCCTGCCGAGATCGAGTCGAACCGCCAGGCGCTGCTCGCCACCCTCCACAGCACCGGGAGCTCGTCGCTCGGCGCTGACCCGGTTGTCGATGCGTACGCCCGCCTGGTGCAGGCCCCGTCGTTGCTGCTGTGCCTGTCGCTCGAAGACGCTGTGGGTCAGGAGCGCCGGCCGAACGTCCCGGGGACCGTCGCCGACCGGAACTGGTCCATCCCGCTGCCTGTCCTCATCGACGACCTGCCTGAGGACCCCGGGACGGTGTGGCTGATCCGACTGGCAGCCGGTGCTTGA
- a CDS encoding DUF2188 domain-containing protein, whose product MPLRSETPARPVPSQRAPRDETGDTPAPTPAETPARVTAFFDRSRWSYRIEGEPEPGHSFEKKEPAIAGATYLARARGAELVVENEDGSVSSCRYFGDRCVCHDNASDPRG is encoded by the coding sequence ATGCCTCTCCGATCTGAGACACCTGCCCGTCCCGTCCCGAGCCAGCGTGCTCCCCGCGACGAGACCGGCGACACGCCAGCCCCGACACCCGCGGAGACGCCAGCCCGGGTGACCGCGTTCTTCGACCGCAGCAGGTGGTCCTACCGGATCGAGGGCGAGCCCGAGCCCGGCCACAGCTTCGAGAAGAAGGAGCCCGCCATCGCCGGTGCGACCTACCTGGCACGAGCACGAGGAGCCGAGCTCGTGGTCGAGAACGAGGACGGATCCGTGAGCAGCTGCCGCTACTTCGGCGACAGGTGCGTGTGCCACGACAACGCCAGCGACCCTCGTGGTTGA